From Solanum lycopersicum chromosome 8, SLM_r2.1, the proteins below share one genomic window:
- the LOC138337885 gene encoding uncharacterized protein — translation MVADMRSRISRFVVCLSLLSRKKGKAITLIGDIDIARLMVYVQQVVEVELRDKEEFRNKNVFSNKSKTDLHHYLLVDLRQKQMASPRGAPFSSDGGAKRLYAITIHQEKENFPNVVTGMINVFTLDFYAFVDAKANLPFVTSYVSNNFVVFPEELFKPFCVSTPIGESILAE, via the exons ATGGTTGCGGATATGAGGAGCAGGATTAGTCGTTTTGTTGTTTGCTTATCCCTTCTGTcaagaaaaaagggaaaggCAATTACGCTAATTGGGGACATAGATATAGCAAGGCTAATGGTCTATGTGCAACAGGTTGTAGAAGTGGAGTTGAGGGATAAAGAGGAGTTTAGAAACAAGAATGTATTCTCTAACAAAAGCAAAACCGACCTACACCATTATCTGCTAGTGGACCTGCGCCAAAAACAAAT GGCTTCACCCAGAGGAGCTCCTTTCAGTTCTGATGGAGGAGCAAAACGCCTTTATGCGATCACTATTCATCAAGAGAAAGAGAATTTTCCAAATGTTGTCACTGGTATGATCAATGTCTTTACTCTTGATTTTTATGCTTTTGTAGACGCAAAAGCAAATTTACCTTTTGTGACTTCTTAtgtttcaaataattttgttgtttttcctGAGGAACTTTTTAAACCATTTTGTGTTTCTACACCTATTGGGGAGTCTATTCTAGCTGAGTGA